Proteins from a single region of Corvus hawaiiensis isolate bCorHaw1 chromosome 6, bCorHaw1.pri.cur, whole genome shotgun sequence:
- the PLCB2 gene encoding 1-phosphatidylinositol 4,5-bisphosphate phosphodiesterase beta-2 isoform X3, whose amino-acid sequence MSVLNPVLQPTEVKEYLCKGDRFIKWDDETSSASPVILRVDPKGFYVYWTYQSTEREILDITSIRDTRAGRFAKMPKSLKLREVFNLDYPYSTFLLKTLTIVSGPDMVDLTFHNFVSYKENICKDWAEDIMAIARNPLTYNAPRYTFLEKILVKLKLQLNEEGKIPVRNIFQMFPADKKRVEEALSACHLPNGKNDAINPEDFPEPVYKTFLMNLCPRPEIDEIFTSHHLKAKPYMTKEHLAKFINKKQRDTRLNDILFPPAKPEQVQSLIEKYEPSGFNIQRGQLSPEGMVWFLCGPENNLIVLDKLMLYQDMTQPLSHYYINSSHNTYLTAGQFSGTSSPEMYRQTLLSGCRCVELDCWKGRPPDEEPIITHGFTMTTEILFKDAIEAIAESAFKTSPYPVILSFENHVDSPKQQAKMAEYCRTIFGDMLLTEPLEKYPLKPGVPLPSPKDLLRKILIKNKKNQSMSGKRQTSLKKGRNVEPETIEQPTSVDAEDTGSCLCPADPYH is encoded by the exons ATGTCCGTGCTGAACCCTGTTCTGCAGCCCACGGAGGTGAAGGAGTACCTGTGCAAGGGTGACCGCTTCATCAAATGGGATGAT GAAACATCGAGTGCTTCTCCTGTGATTCTCCGAGTGGATCCCAAGGGCTTTTATGTGTACTGGACCTATCAGAGCACG GAAAGGGAAATTCTGGATATCACCAGCATCCGAGACACCCGAGCAGGGCGATTTGCCAAAATGCCCAAG TCCCTGAAGCTCCGAGAGGTTTTTAACTTGGATTACCCTTACAGCACCTTCCTGCTGAAGACCCTGACGATTGTATCTGGCCCTGACATGGTTGACCTCACTTTCCATAACTTTGTGTCCTACAAGGAGAATATTTGCAAG GACTGGGCTGAGGATATTATGGCCATTGCCCGGAATCCCCTCACGTACAATGCTCCCCGTTACACCTTCCTAGAGAAAAT tctGGTGAAGCTGAAGTTGCAACTGAATGAAGAGGGAAAGATTCCTGTCCGGAA TATTTTTCAGATGTTCCCTGCAGACAAAAAGAGGGTGGAAGAAGCATTAAGTGCTTGTCATCTGCCAAATGGCAAG AATGATGCTATCAACCCTGAGGACTTCCCAGAGCCTGTGTACAAGACGTTCCTCATGAATCTGTGTCCGCGGCCTGAGATTGATGAGATATTTACCTCACA CCATCTAAAAGCAAAGCCCTACATGACCAAAGAGCACCTGGCAAAGTTCATCAACAAGAAGCAGCGTGACACTCGCCTCAATGACATCCTCTTCCCACCAGCCAAACCTGAGCAGGTGCAGAGCCTGATAGAGAAGTATGAGCCTAGCGGGTTTAACATCCAGAGAG GGCAGCTGTCTCCAGAGGGGATGGTCTGGTTCCTCTGTGGCCCCGAGAACAACCTGATAGTGCTGGACAAGCTGATGCTGTACCAAGACATGACCCAGCCCCTCTCGCACTACTACATCAATTCCTCACACAACACCTATCTGACAG ctgggcagtTTTCTGGGACATCCTCTCCCGAAATGTACCGCCAGACACTCCTGTCCGGCTGCCGCTGCGTGGAGCTGGACTGCTGGAAGGGCCGGCCCCCGGATGAGGAGCCCATCATCACCCACGGCTTCACCATGACAACTGAGATCCTCTTCAAG GATGCCATCGAGGCCATTGCAGaaagtgcttttaaaacatCTCCGTACCCTGTGATCCTGTCCTTCGAGAACCACGTGGACTC GCCCAAGCAGCAGGCAAAGATGGCCGAGTACTGCCGAACCATTTTTGGAGACATGCTGCTGACAGAGCCGCTGGAGAAGTACCCG CTGAAGCCAGGAGTTCCTCTGCCAAGTCCTAAGGATCTCTTAAGGAAAATcttgattaaaaacaaaaagaatcaATCTATGTCTGGGAAGAGGCAGACCTCTTTGAAGAAAGGGAGGAATGTGGAACCAGAAACCATTGAGCAGCCAACCTCTGTGGATGCTGAAGATACTG GGTCCTGTCTGTGTCCTGCTGATCCATACCACTGA
- the PLCB2 gene encoding 1-phosphatidylinositol 4,5-bisphosphate phosphodiesterase beta-2 isoform X2: protein MSVLNPVLQPTEVKEYLCKGDRFIKWDDETSSASPVILRVDPKGFYVYWTYQSTEREILDITSIRDTRAGRFAKMPKSLKLREVFNLDYPYSTFLLKTLTIVSGPDMVDLTFHNFVSYKENICKDWAEDIMAIARNPLTYNAPRYTFLEKILVKLKLQLNEEGKIPVRNIFQMFPADKKRVEEALSACHLPNGKNDAINPEDFPEPVYKTFLMNLCPRPEIDEIFTSHHLKAKPYMTKEHLAKFINKKQRDTRLNDILFPPAKPEQVQSLIEKYEPSGFNIQRGQLSPEGMVWFLCGPENNLIVLDKLMLYQDMTQPLSHYYINSSHNTYLTAGQFSGTSSPEMYRQTLLSGCRCVELDCWKGRPPDEEPIITHGFTMTTEILFKDAIEAIAESAFKTSPYPVILSFENHVDSPKQQAKMAEYCRTIFGDMLLTEPLEKYPLKPGVPLPSPKDLLRKILIKNKKNQSMSGKRQTSLKKGRNVEPETIEQPTSVDAEDTVWAGDVAEEEPEEEDEQLRNLDEEEIKKMQSDEGTAGLEVTAYEEMSSLVNYIQPIKFNSFEVSAKKNRSYVISSFTEMKACDLLSKFPMQFVEYNKRQMSRIYPKGTRMDSSNYQPQMFWNIGCQMVALNFQTMDVPMQQNMALFEFNGQCGYLLKHEFMRRPDKQFDPFSVDHIDGLVATTVSVTVLSGQFLSDRSVKTYVEVELLGLPRDAKRKHRTKLTSTANSINPVWKEEAFVFEKIMMPELASLKIVAWEEGGKFIGQRIIPLIAMHPGYHHVCLRSESNMPLTMPALFMFLEIKDYVPDAWADLTIALTNPIKFFNLQDKRLVKLKDASGERSGTQTNLSSAETNGVAGSTGKPSISPSNGSTALHWLFPTWTSKMGR from the exons ATGTCCGTGCTGAACCCTGTTCTGCAGCCCACGGAGGTGAAGGAGTACCTGTGCAAGGGTGACCGCTTCATCAAATGGGATGAT GAAACATCGAGTGCTTCTCCTGTGATTCTCCGAGTGGATCCCAAGGGCTTTTATGTGTACTGGACCTATCAGAGCACG GAAAGGGAAATTCTGGATATCACCAGCATCCGAGACACCCGAGCAGGGCGATTTGCCAAAATGCCCAAG TCCCTGAAGCTCCGAGAGGTTTTTAACTTGGATTACCCTTACAGCACCTTCCTGCTGAAGACCCTGACGATTGTATCTGGCCCTGACATGGTTGACCTCACTTTCCATAACTTTGTGTCCTACAAGGAGAATATTTGCAAG GACTGGGCTGAGGATATTATGGCCATTGCCCGGAATCCCCTCACGTACAATGCTCCCCGTTACACCTTCCTAGAGAAAAT tctGGTGAAGCTGAAGTTGCAACTGAATGAAGAGGGAAAGATTCCTGTCCGGAA TATTTTTCAGATGTTCCCTGCAGACAAAAAGAGGGTGGAAGAAGCATTAAGTGCTTGTCATCTGCCAAATGGCAAG AATGATGCTATCAACCCTGAGGACTTCCCAGAGCCTGTGTACAAGACGTTCCTCATGAATCTGTGTCCGCGGCCTGAGATTGATGAGATATTTACCTCACA CCATCTAAAAGCAAAGCCCTACATGACCAAAGAGCACCTGGCAAAGTTCATCAACAAGAAGCAGCGTGACACTCGCCTCAATGACATCCTCTTCCCACCAGCCAAACCTGAGCAGGTGCAGAGCCTGATAGAGAAGTATGAGCCTAGCGGGTTTAACATCCAGAGAG GGCAGCTGTCTCCAGAGGGGATGGTCTGGTTCCTCTGTGGCCCCGAGAACAACCTGATAGTGCTGGACAAGCTGATGCTGTACCAAGACATGACCCAGCCCCTCTCGCACTACTACATCAATTCCTCACACAACACCTATCTGACAG ctgggcagtTTTCTGGGACATCCTCTCCCGAAATGTACCGCCAGACACTCCTGTCCGGCTGCCGCTGCGTGGAGCTGGACTGCTGGAAGGGCCGGCCCCCGGATGAGGAGCCCATCATCACCCACGGCTTCACCATGACAACTGAGATCCTCTTCAAG GATGCCATCGAGGCCATTGCAGaaagtgcttttaaaacatCTCCGTACCCTGTGATCCTGTCCTTCGAGAACCACGTGGACTC GCCCAAGCAGCAGGCAAAGATGGCCGAGTACTGCCGAACCATTTTTGGAGACATGCTGCTGACAGAGCCGCTGGAGAAGTACCCG CTGAAGCCAGGAGTTCCTCTGCCAAGTCCTAAGGATCTCTTAAGGAAAATcttgattaaaaacaaaaagaatcaATCTATGTCTGGGAAGAGGCAGACCTCTTTGAAGAAAGGGAGGAATGTGGAACCAGAAACCATTGAGCAGCCAACCTCTGTGGATGCTGAAGATACTG TCTGGGCAGGTGATGTGGCTGAAGAGGAGCCAGAGGAAGAGGATGAACAGCTCAGAAACCTggatgaagaagaaattaaaaagatgcAGTCAGATGAG GGCACAGCTGGCCTGGAAGTGACGGCCTATGAGGAGATGTCCAGCCTGGTTAACTACATACAGCCCATTAAATTCAACTCCTTCGAGGTCTCTGCCA AGAAGAACCGGAGTTACGTCATCTCTTCCTTCACCGAGATGAAGGCTTGTGATCTACTGAGCAAGTTCCCCATGCAGTTTGTAGA ATACAACAAGCGGCAGATGAGCCGCATTTACCCCAAAGGCACCCGGATGGACTCCTCCAATTACCAGCCCCAGATGTTCTGGAATATTGGCTGTCAGATGGTGGCACTCAACTTCCAGACCATGG ATGTCCCCATGCAGCAGAACATGGCCCTGTTTGAGTTCAACGGGCAGTGTGGGTACCTGCTCAAGCACGAGTTCATGCGGCGACCCGACAAGCAGTTTGATCCCTTCTCCGTGGACCACATCGATGGGCTGGTGGCCACTACTGTCTCTGTCACG GTACTCTCTGGTCAGTTCCTCTCAGACCGCAGCGTGAAGACCTACGTGGAAGTGGAGCTCCTTGGGCTGCCAAGGGACGCCAAACGCAAACACAGAACCAAACTGACCTCCACGGCCAACTCCATTAACCCTGTGTGGAAAGAGGAggcttttgtttttgaaaag ATCATGATGCCTGAGTTGGCTTCTCTCAAAATTGTGgcttgggaagaaggagggaagTTCATTGGCCAGCGTATCATTCCCCTCATCGCAATGCACCCAG GCTACCACCACGTGTGCCTGCGCAGCGAGAGCAACATGCCGCTCACCATGCCCGCCCTCTTTATGTTCCTGGAGATCAAGGACTACGTGCCGGATGCTTGGGCAG ATCTCACTATTGCCCTCACCAATCCCATCAAGTTCTTCAACCTGCAGGACAAGCGCTTGGTGAAGCTCAAGGATGCCTCAGGGGAG AGGTCTGGCACACAGACAAACCTCTCATCTGCTGAGACTAACGGGGTGGCAGGCTCCACTGGGAAACCCAGCATTTCTCCCTCTAATGGGTCCACAG CTCTCCACTGGCTATTTCCAACCTGGACATCCAAGATGGGACGTTAA
- the PLCB2 gene encoding 1-phosphatidylinositol 4,5-bisphosphate phosphodiesterase beta-2 isoform X1, with amino-acid sequence MSVLNPVLQPTEVKEYLCKGDRFIKWDDETSSASPVILRVDPKGFYVYWTYQSTEREILDITSIRDTRAGRFAKMPKSLKLREVFNLDYPYSTFLLKTLTIVSGPDMVDLTFHNFVSYKENICKDWAEDIMAIARNPLTYNAPRYTFLEKILVKLKLQLNEEGKIPVRNIFQMFPADKKRVEEALSACHLPNGKNDAINPEDFPEPVYKTFLMNLCPRPEIDEIFTSHHLKAKPYMTKEHLAKFINKKQRDTRLNDILFPPAKPEQVQSLIEKYEPSGFNIQRGQLSPEGMVWFLCGPENNLIVLDKLMLYQDMTQPLSHYYINSSHNTYLTAGQFSGTSSPEMYRQTLLSGCRCVELDCWKGRPPDEEPIITHGFTMTTEILFKDAIEAIAESAFKTSPYPVILSFENHVDSPKQQAKMAEYCRTIFGDMLLTEPLEKYPLKPGVPLPSPKDLLRKILIKNKKNQSMSGKRQTSLKKGRNVEPETIEQPTSVDAEDTVWAGDVAEEEPEEEDEQLRNLDEEEIKKMQSDEGTAGLEVTAYEEMSSLVNYIQPIKFNSFEVSAKKNRSYVISSFTEMKACDLLSKFPMQFVEYNKRQMSRIYPKGTRMDSSNYQPQMFWNIGCQMVALNFQTMDVPMQQNMALFEFNGQCGYLLKHEFMRRPDKQFDPFSVDHIDGLVATTVSVTVLSGQFLSDRSVKTYVEVELLGLPRDAKRKHRTKLTSTANSINPVWKEEAFVFEKIMMPELASLKIVAWEEGGKFIGQRIIPLIAMHPGYHHVCLRSESNMPLTMPALFMFLEIKDYVPDAWADLTIALTNPIKFFNLQDKRLVKLKDASGERSGTQTNLSSAETNGVAGSTGKPSISPSNGSTGAAVFTKDEAVLEVMQMAEPETISLAELQQKKRFLKLLKRQEKELRELEQKGSKQREELLQKYSALFSELACPGGKKRTIRTRKTQKKRSVTPSDAGTSANPGKAAESIDHCWLVELRERLEMDLICLGEEHHNRIRRKKEQHATEQVARILELAKEKQAAELRVLRDTSESNIKDIKKRMEAKRMERVQAMLRSTSDKAAQERLKKEINNSHIQEVVQTVKRVTEKTGRFQQKLEEKQAASLQSIKERESQLQQQVQVEYEEKLRALNMEVQEMVKNYTKASFPGESQTGRRAGQSIPEGEQGSTDQLEANIPVAEVSRLTLAMTEPLGAGMDVEIEESIF; translated from the exons ATGTCCGTGCTGAACCCTGTTCTGCAGCCCACGGAGGTGAAGGAGTACCTGTGCAAGGGTGACCGCTTCATCAAATGGGATGAT GAAACATCGAGTGCTTCTCCTGTGATTCTCCGAGTGGATCCCAAGGGCTTTTATGTGTACTGGACCTATCAGAGCACG GAAAGGGAAATTCTGGATATCACCAGCATCCGAGACACCCGAGCAGGGCGATTTGCCAAAATGCCCAAG TCCCTGAAGCTCCGAGAGGTTTTTAACTTGGATTACCCTTACAGCACCTTCCTGCTGAAGACCCTGACGATTGTATCTGGCCCTGACATGGTTGACCTCACTTTCCATAACTTTGTGTCCTACAAGGAGAATATTTGCAAG GACTGGGCTGAGGATATTATGGCCATTGCCCGGAATCCCCTCACGTACAATGCTCCCCGTTACACCTTCCTAGAGAAAAT tctGGTGAAGCTGAAGTTGCAACTGAATGAAGAGGGAAAGATTCCTGTCCGGAA TATTTTTCAGATGTTCCCTGCAGACAAAAAGAGGGTGGAAGAAGCATTAAGTGCTTGTCATCTGCCAAATGGCAAG AATGATGCTATCAACCCTGAGGACTTCCCAGAGCCTGTGTACAAGACGTTCCTCATGAATCTGTGTCCGCGGCCTGAGATTGATGAGATATTTACCTCACA CCATCTAAAAGCAAAGCCCTACATGACCAAAGAGCACCTGGCAAAGTTCATCAACAAGAAGCAGCGTGACACTCGCCTCAATGACATCCTCTTCCCACCAGCCAAACCTGAGCAGGTGCAGAGCCTGATAGAGAAGTATGAGCCTAGCGGGTTTAACATCCAGAGAG GGCAGCTGTCTCCAGAGGGGATGGTCTGGTTCCTCTGTGGCCCCGAGAACAACCTGATAGTGCTGGACAAGCTGATGCTGTACCAAGACATGACCCAGCCCCTCTCGCACTACTACATCAATTCCTCACACAACACCTATCTGACAG ctgggcagtTTTCTGGGACATCCTCTCCCGAAATGTACCGCCAGACACTCCTGTCCGGCTGCCGCTGCGTGGAGCTGGACTGCTGGAAGGGCCGGCCCCCGGATGAGGAGCCCATCATCACCCACGGCTTCACCATGACAACTGAGATCCTCTTCAAG GATGCCATCGAGGCCATTGCAGaaagtgcttttaaaacatCTCCGTACCCTGTGATCCTGTCCTTCGAGAACCACGTGGACTC GCCCAAGCAGCAGGCAAAGATGGCCGAGTACTGCCGAACCATTTTTGGAGACATGCTGCTGACAGAGCCGCTGGAGAAGTACCCG CTGAAGCCAGGAGTTCCTCTGCCAAGTCCTAAGGATCTCTTAAGGAAAATcttgattaaaaacaaaaagaatcaATCTATGTCTGGGAAGAGGCAGACCTCTTTGAAGAAAGGGAGGAATGTGGAACCAGAAACCATTGAGCAGCCAACCTCTGTGGATGCTGAAGATACTG TCTGGGCAGGTGATGTGGCTGAAGAGGAGCCAGAGGAAGAGGATGAACAGCTCAGAAACCTggatgaagaagaaattaaaaagatgcAGTCAGATGAG GGCACAGCTGGCCTGGAAGTGACGGCCTATGAGGAGATGTCCAGCCTGGTTAACTACATACAGCCCATTAAATTCAACTCCTTCGAGGTCTCTGCCA AGAAGAACCGGAGTTACGTCATCTCTTCCTTCACCGAGATGAAGGCTTGTGATCTACTGAGCAAGTTCCCCATGCAGTTTGTAGA ATACAACAAGCGGCAGATGAGCCGCATTTACCCCAAAGGCACCCGGATGGACTCCTCCAATTACCAGCCCCAGATGTTCTGGAATATTGGCTGTCAGATGGTGGCACTCAACTTCCAGACCATGG ATGTCCCCATGCAGCAGAACATGGCCCTGTTTGAGTTCAACGGGCAGTGTGGGTACCTGCTCAAGCACGAGTTCATGCGGCGACCCGACAAGCAGTTTGATCCCTTCTCCGTGGACCACATCGATGGGCTGGTGGCCACTACTGTCTCTGTCACG GTACTCTCTGGTCAGTTCCTCTCAGACCGCAGCGTGAAGACCTACGTGGAAGTGGAGCTCCTTGGGCTGCCAAGGGACGCCAAACGCAAACACAGAACCAAACTGACCTCCACGGCCAACTCCATTAACCCTGTGTGGAAAGAGGAggcttttgtttttgaaaag ATCATGATGCCTGAGTTGGCTTCTCTCAAAATTGTGgcttgggaagaaggagggaagTTCATTGGCCAGCGTATCATTCCCCTCATCGCAATGCACCCAG GCTACCACCACGTGTGCCTGCGCAGCGAGAGCAACATGCCGCTCACCATGCCCGCCCTCTTTATGTTCCTGGAGATCAAGGACTACGTGCCGGATGCTTGGGCAG ATCTCACTATTGCCCTCACCAATCCCATCAAGTTCTTCAACCTGCAGGACAAGCGCTTGGTGAAGCTCAAGGATGCCTCAGGGGAG AGGTCTGGCACACAGACAAACCTCTCATCTGCTGAGACTAACGGGGTGGCAGGCTCCACTGGGAAACCCAGCATTTCTCCCTCTAATGGGTCCACAG GAGCAGCAGTATTCACCAAGGATGAAGCTGTGTTAGAAGTGATGCAGATGGCAG aGCCTGAGACAATCAGccttgctgagctgcagcagaagaaGCGCTTCCTGAAGCTGCTGAAGAGACaggagaaggagctgagggagctggagcagaagggaagcaaacagagggaggagctgctgcagaaataCTCTGCACTCTTTTCCGAGCTGGCCTGTCCTGGGGGCAAGAAAAGGACGATACGCACAAGGAAAACCCAGAAGAAGAG GAGTGTGACCCCAAGTGATGCTGGTACCAGTGCAaatcctggaaaagcagcagagagcatCGATCACTGCTGGCTTGTGGAGCtgagggagaggctggagatGGACCTCATCTGCCTCGGGGAGGAGCACCACAATCGGATCcgaaggaaaaaagagcagcatgCCACTGAG CAAGTTGCCAGGATCCTGGAGCTGGCTAAGGAGAAGCAGGCAGCTGAGCTGCGGGTGCTGAGGGACACGTCAGAAAG caacaTTAAAGACATTAAGAAGCGGATGGAGGCAAAGAGAATGGAGCGGGTCCAGGCCATGCTGAGGAGTACCAGTGACAAGGCTGCTCAGGAGAG gttgaagaaagaaattaacaaCTCCCACATTCAGGAAGTGGTGCAGACAGTCAAACGG GTGACAGAGAAGACTGGCAGGTTCCAGCAGAAACTGGAGGAGAAGCAGGCAGCAAGTCTCCAGTCCATCAAGGAGAGAGAAAGCCAG ctccagcagcaggtacAGGTGGAATACGAGGAGAAGTTGAGAGCTCTGAACATGGAGGTTCAGGAGATGGTGAAGAACTACACCAAAGCCAGCTTTCCTGGAGAGTCACAGACTGGGAGGAGAGCAGGTCAGAGCATTCCTGAGGGAGAACAAGGCTCTACAGACCAACTGGAAGCAAACATCCCAGTGGCAGAGGTGTCCAGGCTTACATTGGCAATGACTGAGCCCTTGGGCGCTGGAATGGATGTAGAGATAGAAGAGAGCATATTCTGA